From the genome of Mesorhizobium japonicum MAFF 303099, one region includes:
- a CDS encoding PilZ domain-containing protein: MANPVDPIQQHTGEPEREHRPRVLKGGTVITGIQNSEIAVTLRNQHAGGAELKIPIEARVPDRFLLYVPLDGVAYRCEVRWRRNDRVGVQFTGTEPKPKLHYG, encoded by the coding sequence ATGGCGAATCCTGTAGACCCAATTCAGCAACATACCGGCGAGCCCGAGCGCGAGCACCGTCCACGCGTGCTCAAGGGTGGAACCGTTATCACCGGGATTCAAAACTCGGAAATCGCCGTGACGCTGCGCAACCAGCATGCGGGCGGCGCCGAATTGAAAATACCGATCGAGGCGCGGGTGCCCGATCGTTTCCTGCTTTATGTGCCGCTCGACGGCGTCGCCTATCGCTGCGAGGTCCGCTGGCGCCGCAACGACCGGGTCGGCGTGCAGTTCACCGGCACCGAGCCGAAGCCGAAGCTGCATTACGGCTGA
- a CDS encoding NUDIX hydrolase gives MLTRPTTHNHLAERVRRLFGTAPCRLQVAALPWRDTGNGVEIMLITSRDTGRWVLPKGWPEAKEPLCEAAAREAGEEAGLRGTVSHLEAGRYFYAKVLASGEEVPCEVLVFPLHVDKIADRWKEKHSRTRKWVSSSEAVRMINEPDLCQIIAYFCADPHRFS, from the coding sequence ATGTTGACAAGGCCAACGACGCACAACCATCTGGCCGAAAGGGTCCGGCGACTCTTCGGCACCGCGCCGTGCCGTCTGCAGGTTGCCGCGCTGCCCTGGCGCGATACCGGTAATGGCGTCGAGATCATGCTGATCACCAGCCGCGACACGGGCCGCTGGGTGTTGCCGAAGGGTTGGCCAGAAGCCAAGGAGCCGCTCTGCGAGGCGGCGGCGCGAGAAGCCGGCGAGGAAGCCGGATTGCGCGGAACCGTCTCGCATCTCGAAGCCGGCCGCTACTTCTATGCCAAGGTTCTGGCTTCGGGTGAAGAAGTGCCCTGCGAGGTGCTGGTGTTTCCGCTGCACGTCGACAAGATCGCCGACCGCTGGAAGGAAAAGCACTCCCGCACCCGCAAGTGGGTGAGTTCCAGCGAAGCCGTGCGCATGATCAATGAGCCGGACCTTTGCCAGATCATCGCCTATTTCTGCGCCGACCCGCACAGATTCTCCTAG
- the gpt gene encoding xanthine phosphoribosyltransferase has translation MSLPEKAFPVSWDQFHRDARALSWRLSGANKGQWKAIVCITRGGLVPAAIIARELGIRVIETVCVASYHDYTSQGQLQVLKEITPALLADDGAGVLIIDDLTDTGKTAGIVRAMMPKAHFATVYAKPKGRPLVDTFVTEVSQDTWIYFPWDMGFTYQKPIADDHAG, from the coding sequence ATGTCCCTTCCCGAAAAAGCCTTTCCGGTCTCCTGGGACCAGTTCCATCGTGACGCCCGCGCGCTTTCCTGGCGGCTTTCAGGCGCCAACAAGGGGCAATGGAAGGCGATCGTCTGCATCACGCGCGGCGGGCTGGTTCCGGCGGCGATCATCGCGCGCGAACTCGGCATCCGCGTCATCGAGACGGTCTGTGTCGCCTCCTACCACGACTACACCAGCCAGGGGCAGTTGCAGGTGCTGAAGGAGATAACGCCCGCACTGCTCGCCGACGACGGCGCCGGCGTGCTGATCATCGACGACCTGACCGACACCGGCAAGACCGCCGGCATCGTGCGCGCAATGATGCCCAAGGCGCATTTCGCCACCGTCTACGCCAAGCCGAAGGGCCGGCCGCTGGTCGATACTTTCGTCACCGAGGTCAGCCAGGATACCTGGATCTATTTCCCCTGGGACATGGGCTTCACCTACCAGAAGCCGATCGCCGACGACCACGCCGGCTGA
- a CDS encoding universal stress protein → MRFKTIVAILQNEQDAERVLDCAIPLANRFQGHLIGIHAEALPVPYTSATGFPDTEFLQVSADMSRERADKLQAVFLRRIEDSGLSFEWRSLESFSGDSALTGISSVRAADLIIAAQRETGGDPSADVDTLVYDAGRPVLVVPSAGPLVTTFKRVLLAWNGSKEAARAAFDALPFIIEAEKTDILVIDPPDTFDESPEAAGAEIASALSRHGANVSVSVQKSGGTSVDDMIQNRVAETGADLLVLGAYSHSWLRQLLFGGVTRTVLRTAQVAAFLSR, encoded by the coding sequence ATGCGCTTCAAGACCATCGTTGCCATTCTGCAGAACGAGCAGGACGCCGAGCGCGTGCTCGACTGCGCCATTCCGCTCGCCAACCGCTTCCAGGGCCATCTGATCGGCATCCATGCCGAGGCGCTTCCGGTGCCCTACACGTCGGCGACCGGCTTTCCCGATACCGAGTTCCTGCAGGTCTCGGCCGACATGAGCCGGGAGCGGGCCGACAAGCTGCAGGCCGTCTTCCTCAGGCGCATCGAGGATTCCGGCCTCTCTTTCGAGTGGCGCAGCCTGGAGAGCTTCTCCGGCGACAGCGCGTTGACCGGCATTTCAAGCGTGCGCGCCGCCGATCTTATCATTGCCGCCCAGCGCGAAACCGGCGGCGATCCGAGCGCCGATGTCGACACGCTGGTCTATGACGCCGGCCGGCCGGTGCTGGTGGTGCCGAGTGCCGGTCCGCTGGTCACCACGTTCAAACGCGTGCTGCTCGCCTGGAACGGCAGCAAGGAGGCCGCCCGCGCCGCCTTCGACGCCCTGCCCTTCATCATCGAGGCCGAGAAGACCGACATATTGGTCATCGATCCGCCCGATACGTTCGACGAAAGCCCGGAGGCCGCCGGCGCCGAAATCGCGTCGGCGCTGTCACGCCACGGCGCCAATGTCAGCGTCTCGGTGCAGAAATCGGGCGGCACCTCGGTCGACGACATGATCCAGAACCGGGTCGCCGAGACCGGCGCCGATCTGCTGGTGCTTGGCGCCTACAGCCACTCCTGGCTGCGCCAGCTGCTGTTCGGCGGAGTGACGCGCACGGTGCTGCGTACAGCACAGGTGGCGGCCTTCCTGTCGCGATAA
- a CDS encoding competence/damage-inducible protein A — translation MTEIVTAAMLVIGDEILSGRTKDKNIGHLADMMTAIGIDLKEVRIVPDEEDEIIAAVNAVRARYTYVFTTGGIGPTHDDITADSVAKAFGVPCEYDAKAYALLEASYAARGIEYTEARKRMARMPRGADLIDNPVSVAPGFRIGNVHVMAGVPSIFQAMLDNVVPTLKTGTKMLSATVHCPFGEGLVGGPLGEIQKAHPDTIIGSYPKYGDGKFWTELVVRARSQEALDAARADVEAMVAGFAAKAS, via the coding sequence ATGACCGAAATCGTTACCGCCGCCATGCTCGTCATCGGCGATGAGATTCTCTCCGGCCGCACCAAGGACAAGAATATCGGCCACCTCGCCGACATGATGACGGCCATCGGCATCGACCTGAAGGAAGTGCGCATTGTTCCCGACGAAGAAGACGAGATCATCGCGGCGGTGAACGCCGTGCGTGCGCGCTACACCTATGTGTTCACCACCGGCGGCATCGGCCCGACCCATGACGACATCACCGCCGATTCGGTTGCCAAGGCATTCGGCGTGCCCTGCGAATACGATGCCAAGGCCTATGCGCTGCTGGAGGCAAGCTATGCGGCGCGCGGCATCGAATACACCGAGGCGCGCAAGCGCATGGCGCGAATGCCGCGCGGCGCCGACCTTATCGACAATCCGGTGTCCGTGGCGCCCGGCTTTCGCATCGGCAACGTCCACGTCATGGCCGGCGTGCCCTCGATCTTCCAGGCCATGCTCGACAATGTCGTGCCGACGCTGAAGACGGGCACGAAGATGCTGTCGGCGACCGTGCACTGTCCGTTCGGCGAAGGCCTTGTCGGTGGACCGTTGGGTGAGATCCAGAAAGCGCATCCGGACACGATCATCGGCTCCTATCCAAAGTATGGCGACGGCAAGTTCTGGACCGAACTGGTCGTTCGCGCCCGCAGCCAGGAAGCGCTGGACGCCGCGCGCGCCGATGTCGAGGCAATGGTGGCGGGGTTCGCCGCCAAGGCGAGCTGA